In Gordonia sp. SL306, the genomic window ACGGGAAACTCACCGGTCTGATCACCGTCAAGGACTTCGTCAAGACCGAACAGCATCCGCTGGCGACCAAGGACGCCGACGGCCGACTGCTGGTCGGCGCGGCGGTGGGCACCGGAGACCCGCAATGGGACCGTGCGATGGCGCTGGCCGACGCGGGCGCCGACGTGATCATCGTCGACACCGCGCACGCCCACAATCGGGTGGTGCTCGACATGGTCTCGAAGCTCAAGGCGGAAGTGGGCGACCGGGTGCAGGTTGTCGGCGGCAACGTCGCGACGCGCGAGGCCGCCCTCGCACTGGTCGAGGCCGGTGCCGACGCGGTGAAGGTCGGCGTAGGGCCCGGCTCCATCTGCACCACCCGGGTGGTAGCGGGTGTCGGCGCCCCACAGATCACGGCGATCCTCGAGGCCGTGGCCGTGTGCAAGGAGCACGACGTGCCGGTCATCGCCGACGGTGGGCTGCAGTACTCCGGCGACATCGCCAAGGCGCTGGCTGCCGGCGCATCGACCGCGATGCTGGGCTCGTTGCTGGCCGGGACGGCCGAGGCTCCCGGTGAGCTGATCCTCGTGAACGGCAAGCAGTTCAAGAGCTACCGCGGTATGGGCTCGCTCGGGGCGATGCAAGGGCGTGGACAGGCCAAGTCGTTCTCCAAGGACCGTTACTTCCAGGACGACGTCCTCAACGAGGAGAAGCTCGTCCCGGAGGGCATCGAGGGGCGGGTGCCGTTCCGAGGACCGCTCAACCAGGTGATCCATCAGCTCGTCGGCGGTCTCCGCGCGGCGATGGGCTACACCGGGGCGTCGTCGATCACCGATCTCCAGCACGCCCAATTCGTGCAGATCACCTCGGCAGGGCTCAAGGAGTCGCACCCACACGACATCACCCTCACCACCGAGGCGCCCAACTACTATTCTCGCTGAAGCTCGTAAGATGTCGGCGGATCGGTCCGGTCGGCCCGACCGGCGATCGGTTCGCGTAGCAGAAAGGCGCAACGGTGCGTGATCTCGTGGACATCGGTATGGGCCGAACGGCCCGCCGCACGTTCGAACTCGATGACATCAGTATCGTCCCGTCCCGTCGGACCAGGTCGTCCAAGGATGTCTCCACCGCGTGGCAGATCGATGCCTACCGTTTCGAGTCACCGATCCTCAGTCACCCGACCGATGCGCTGGTGTCGCCCGCGGTGGCGGTCGAACTCGGCAAACTCGGTGCGCTCGGTGTGATCAACGGCGAGGGGCTGTGGGCCAGGCACCGCGACGTCGACGCGAAGATCGCCGAGCTCATCGCCGTGGCCACCGAGAATCCCGATCCGCTGGCGGCGATTCGTCATCTGCAGCAACTGCATTCGGCGCCGTTGGACACCGGGCTGCTGCGTGAGGCGGTGTCCACCGTGCGTGACGCCGGGGTCACCACCGCGGTCCGGGTGAGTCCGCAGCACGCGCCGGAGCTGACGCCCGCGCTGTTGGAGGCCGGTGTGGAGATCCTGGTGGTGCACGGCACGATCATCTCGGCCGAGCATGTCGCGCAGGTGGATTCCGACGGCGCCGCCCGAGAACCGTTGAACCTCAAGACCTTCATCGCCGAGCTCGACATCCCGGTGATCGCCGGCGGTGTGCACGACCACCGGACGGCTCTGCATCTGATGCGGACCGGAGCCGCGGGCGTGATCGTCGGATACGGCTCCGCCGCGGGTGCGACCACGACCGGGGAGGTCCTGGGTATCGGCGTCCCGATGGCCACGGCGATCGCCGATGCGGCCGCCGCGCGACGTGAATACCTCGACGAGACCGGCGGACGGTATGTACACGTCATCGCCGACGGCGACATCCACGGTTCCGGGGATCTCGCCAAGGCGATCGCGTGCGGCGCCGATGCGGCCGTCCTCGGCACCCCGCTCGCGGCTGCTGCCGAATCGCCGGGCCTCGGCTGGTACTGGCCGTCGGCGGCCGCGCATCCGGACACGCCGCGTGGTGCGCTGCTACAGGTCGCGACCGACGACGATCGACCCAGCCTGGAGTGTGTGCTCACCGGGCCTTCCCAGGATCCGTTCGGCGAGCTGAACCTCGTGGGAGCGCTGCGGCGGTCGATGGCCAAGGCCGGCTACAGCGACCTGAAGGAATTCCAGAAGGTCGGACTCTCGCTGCATTCCTGATCCCTCGAGACCCCAGGGCCGGAGTCAGTCCAGCCCGCGGGCGATGAGGGTGTCGGCGAATCCGTCGGCCGTACGCAGCGCGGCAACGACCACCGGTGCGACCAGAATCCTTGCGCCGGGACGCAATCCGCGGGCCTGCCGGGCCTCGTCGACCTGGCCGACGACCTCCACCATCAACGGGATCGACCGGATCGCCAGCGCCAGCGCGAGGGCGATGTGATCGGTGCGTACGCCGATGCGCAGCAGCGGACTCAACCCGGCGACGATGGCGTCGAGGATGGCCGATGTCCGGGTGGTGAGAGTGACGGCCGCGGCCAATGCGACCGAGGCGGCGAGTACCGCGCAGACCAGCAGGGCGCGCTGCCAATCGGTGAACACCACCTGGAACACGAACACGAAGGCCAGCACCCAGGTCACCGGGCGCATCTGTCGCCATGCCTCCCGCGGGCCGATCCCGCCCATCGCGAAGACCACCGCGACCCCGACCGCGAGGATGCCGACCGCAGGCAGGGTGCGGACGGTGAGGCTGATGGCGAGGATGCCCGCCGCCAGCCCGAGCAGCTTGAGGCCGGTCGGAAGGCGGTGCAGCGGTGACCGTCCCGGACGGTAGACGCCGAGTGCGGTCATGACATCAACGCGCGGTATGCGGCGACCGCGGCCGCCGGCTCGTCGTCGGCCACGACCCGTCCCTCGTCGAGCACGATGACCCGGTCATAGTCGGCCAGCAGCTCGAGGTCGTGGGTGAGCACGATCAATTGCTCGTCGAGGGTCGAGAACACGTCGCGCAACATCGAGCTGTTGCGGAGATCGAGAAGGGTGGTCGGTTCGTCGGCGACCAAGACCGCCGGGCCGGTCACCAGGACCGACGCGAGTGCGAGGAGTTGCTTCTGTCCGCCCGACAGCAGGTGCGCCGGATGGTCGGCATGGTCGGCCAGCCCGAACTGTGCCAGCACCGCGCCAGCCCTTGCCGAGCGTTG contains:
- a CDS encoding GuaB3 family IMP dehydrogenase-related protein, translating into MRDLVDIGMGRTARRTFELDDISIVPSRRTRSSKDVSTAWQIDAYRFESPILSHPTDALVSPAVAVELGKLGALGVINGEGLWARHRDVDAKIAELIAVATENPDPLAAIRHLQQLHSAPLDTGLLREAVSTVRDAGVTTAVRVSPQHAPELTPALLEAGVEILVVHGTIISAEHVAQVDSDGAAREPLNLKTFIAELDIPVIAGGVHDHRTALHLMRTGAAGVIVGYGSAAGATTTGEVLGIGVPMATAIADAAAARREYLDETGGRYVHVIADGDIHGSGDLAKAIACGADAAVLGTPLAAAAESPGLGWYWPSAAAHPDTPRGALLQVATDDDRPSLECVLTGPSQDPFGELNLVGALRRSMAKAGYSDLKEFQKVGLSLHS
- the guaB gene encoding IMP dehydrogenase codes for the protein MTHVRTGGDDPGKVAMLGLTFDDVLLLPAASDVIPSDANTSSRVTKNITLKVPLVSSAMDTVTEARMAIAMARAGGMGVLHRNLSIEDQAGQVETVKRSEAGMVTDPVTCSPTDTLAEVDAMCARYRISGLPVVDEVGELIGIITNRDMRFEVDLSRPVSEVMTKAPLITAQEGVSAEAALGLLRRNKIEKLPIVDGNGKLTGLITVKDFVKTEQHPLATKDADGRLLVGAAVGTGDPQWDRAMALADAGADVIIVDTAHAHNRVVLDMVSKLKAEVGDRVQVVGGNVATREAALALVEAGADAVKVGVGPGSICTTRVVAGVGAPQITAILEAVAVCKEHDVPVIADGGLQYSGDIAKALAAGASTAMLGSLLAGTAEAPGELILVNGKQFKSYRGMGSLGAMQGRGQAKSFSKDRYFQDDVLNEEKLVPEGIEGRVPFRGPLNQVIHQLVGGLRAAMGYTGASSITDLQHAQFVQITSAGLKESHPHDITLTTEAPNYYSR
- a CDS encoding energy-coupling factor transporter transmembrane component T family protein is translated as MTALGVYRPGRSPLHRLPTGLKLLGLAAGILAISLTVRTLPAVGILAVGVAVVFAMGGIGPREAWRQMRPVTWVLAFVFVFQVVFTDWQRALLVCAVLAASVALAAAVTLTTRTSAILDAIVAGLSPLLRIGVRTDHIALALALAIRSIPLMVEVVGQVDEARQARGLRPGARILVAPVVVAALRTADGFADTLIARGLD
- a CDS encoding energy-coupling factor ABC transporter ATP-binding protein — translated: MIEFRAIGHSFGDRVVLADIDLELSERRIGIIGANGSGKSTLARMINALVVPDRGSVHVNGIHAARHKRQVRREVGFIFSDPDRQIIMPTVSEDIELSLTRIERDKAQRSARAGAVLAQFGLADHADHPAHLLSGGQKQLLALASVLVTGPAVLVADEPTTLLDLRNSSMLRDVFSTLDEQLIVLTHDLELLADYDRVIVLDEGRVVADDEPAAAVAAYRALMS